The following proteins come from a genomic window of Micavibrio aeruginosavorus EPB:
- a CDS encoding RluA family pseudouridine synthase: MIEIEDDDDAGLQVTISDDLDGMRLDKALAVLCPDHSRTRLKALIEDGQVTANGRTLRDASMPVKAGLALQVVVPQAVEATPQPENIPLDIVYEDSDLLVINKQAGLVVHPGAGNPTGTLVNALLYHCGDTLSGIGGVMRPGIVHRLDMETTGLMVVAKNDVAHRGLSDQLADRTLHRLYMAIVWRIPAHKGVVDMPIGRHPAFRQKMAVNVRGGREARTHYNVERSFGEAASLITCKLESGRTHQIRAHMAAIRHPLVGDPLYGLQHNAQESLLRKGGLSPEEADFVLKFPRQALHARHIGFIHPVTGEEMGFDAGPPADIEELISVMETIS, encoded by the coding sequence GTGATTGAGATTGAAGACGACGACGATGCGGGCCTACAGGTCACAATATCCGATGATCTGGATGGCATGCGTCTAGATAAAGCGCTGGCCGTTCTGTGCCCCGACCATTCACGGACACGATTGAAAGCGTTGATTGAAGACGGGCAGGTGACGGCGAACGGGCGCACGTTGCGCGATGCCTCTATGCCGGTGAAGGCGGGATTGGCGTTACAGGTTGTTGTACCGCAAGCGGTCGAAGCCACGCCGCAGCCCGAAAATATTCCGCTGGATATTGTGTACGAAGATTCCGATTTATTGGTCATCAATAAACAGGCCGGATTGGTCGTGCACCCCGGTGCGGGAAATCCCACGGGAACGCTGGTGAATGCGTTGTTGTATCATTGTGGTGATACGCTCTCCGGCATTGGCGGCGTCATGCGCCCCGGGATTGTCCACCGCCTGGATATGGAGACGACGGGCCTGATGGTTGTGGCCAAGAACGATGTTGCGCATCGTGGTTTGTCGGATCAATTGGCGGACCGCACATTGCACCGTTTGTATATGGCGATTGTCTGGCGTATTCCGGCGCATAAAGGCGTGGTGGATATGCCGATCGGGCGTCACCCGGCCTTCCGCCAGAAAATGGCGGTCAATGTGCGTGGGGGGCGCGAAGCGCGCACGCATTATAATGTGGAGCGCAGTTTTGGTGAGGCCGCATCGCTGATCACCTGCAAACTGGAATCCGGGCGCACGCACCAGATCCGCGCGCATATGGCGGCCATTCGTCATCCGTTGGTGGGGGACCCGCTCTATGGTCTGCAACACAACGCGCAGGAATCACTGTTGCGAAAGGGCGGTTTAAGCCCGGAGGAAGCGGATTTCGTCCTGAAATTCCCGCGCCAGGCCCTGCACGCCCGCCATATTGGCTTTATCCACCCGGTTACGGGTGAGGAAATGGGGTTTGATGCGGGCCCGCCGGCGGACATAGAAGAGTTGATTTCTGTAATGGAAACAATAAGTTAG
- a CDS encoding Glu/Leu/Phe/Val family dehydrogenase, producing MVYDDLSPEFLSAFPDYDGHETVRKIVDADTGLTAFIGVHNRALGPALGGCRMYPYAGGEADAIRDVLRLSRGMTYKNALAGLPLGGGKSVILGDPFTQKTPALMRAMGRAVQSLDGHYITAEDSGTSEADMQDMGTETSYVVGLHLPEGDTSALGGNPSPVTAYGVYMGIKAAVRRKHKTDSVAGLHVVVQGLGSVGYALCEYLHRDGATLTVTDTRPAILDRAVAEMPGTKVVTPDQIFAVEGDVFAPCALGAQINDETVPQLRVGIVAGAANNQLATKQHDDMLAERGILYVPDYVINAGGVIAVAYEYFARTGRNPFTAPLTRDVMMEHVTGIGRTIDKILALAETQGLPPGRAADRMAESIFMAEKIRA from the coding sequence ATGGTGTATGACGATCTCTCCCCTGAATTTCTCTCCGCGTTCCCCGATTATGACGGGCACGAAACCGTGCGCAAGATTGTTGATGCGGATACGGGGCTGACGGCTTTTATCGGCGTGCATAACCGCGCGCTGGGCCCTGCACTGGGCGGATGTCGTATGTACCCGTATGCGGGCGGGGAGGCGGATGCCATTCGCGATGTCCTGCGCCTGTCACGTGGCATGACGTATAAAAACGCGCTGGCGGGTTTGCCGTTGGGTGGTGGGAAAAGCGTTATTCTGGGCGATCCGTTCACACAAAAAACGCCAGCCTTGATGCGCGCGATGGGCCGCGCTGTGCAATCGTTGGATGGTCATTACATTACGGCGGAAGACAGCGGCACCAGCGAAGCCGACATGCAGGACATGGGAACCGAAACATCCTATGTCGTTGGCCTGCACCTGCCCGAAGGGGATACCAGTGCGTTGGGCGGTAACCCGTCCCCCGTCACCGCCTATGGTGTTTACATGGGGATCAAGGCGGCGGTGCGCCGCAAACACAAAACGGATTCTGTCGCCGGTCTGCACGTTGTGGTGCAGGGGTTGGGGTCCGTGGGCTATGCGTTGTGCGAATATTTGCACCGCGATGGCGCAACCCTGACCGTAACGGATACGCGACCAGCCATTCTGGATCGGGCCGTGGCCGAAATGCCGGGGACGAAAGTGGTCACGCCGGATCAAATTTTCGCGGTCGAAGGGGATGTCTTCGCACCGTGTGCGTTGGGCGCCCAGATCAATGATGAAACGGTACCGCAATTGCGCGTCGGCATCGTGGCCGGGGCCGCGAACAACCAATTGGCAACGAAACAGCATGACGACATGCTGGCCGAACGCGGTATTTTGTATGTGCCCGATTACGTGATCAATGCGGGCGGTGTGATTGCCGTGGCCTATGAATATTTCGCCCGCACGGGGCGCAACCCGTTTACCGCTCCGCTGACCCGCGATGTGATGATGGAGCACGTGACCGGGATTGGCCGCACCATTGATAAAATTCTGGCCCTGGCCGAAACCCAAGGCCTGCCCCCGGGCCGGGCCGCAGACCGGATGGCGGAATCTATCTTTATGGCCGAAAAAATCCGCGCGTGA
- a CDS encoding YjbH domain-containing protein: MAGLLCAPAPAGAELLPPAAPKEPKPSPNWAGSLGLNTVPSARMDKSGTMRFHLSTLDPYATAALSMQIADPLNITLRQNGYVSNLREAADRLYPAVDLKVRLLNESATRPEIALGLMSAYGHKQMAAEYLALSKRYNNFDFTGGLGWGRMGSAGHFSNPLKIFGSHFEKSRNATSEDANGPDDWFTGDKIGLFAGVEYFTPINGLSFKADWGADDYSTEALIDPGFDAPDPWSVGLHYQPTENLGFGLGILGGEKIMASVNISAALSDWPHKWEEPSPEDPSTIKIQTTRANDRGVWASLYAHDELPIGMQIGRALRHLTEVDPEGPAEIYITPSHYGLTGPTLRMVRRDVAAALSDERNGSPAEVWRNMTMPAIVPTDLQNAEKVKDLRSPNRPFASFRFILDNQLSLSEEDGGILHRESLVQETQLNWPKNITIGGGFRLNFSDDLESLSSQYLPVDKPVRSDVAEFAGALVSVDRLYGAFMHSLSPDIHTGFTAGYLEEMYAGFGGEILYRPFGKTFAIGAEGWNVWRRDPYSDLVLDLQGDSTLTGFFNAWYEFPDSDLTAGLKLGRYLGEDFGATVSLDKRMDSGVRVTAFVTASEDDDPDIFGGTTHLYSGLRLTLPLGTWRRMVDGSEMRTTIAPLGRNAGQTLDTPLPLYDVSEPISYRAISRSWDQLQK; encoded by the coding sequence ATGGCTGGGTTATTGTGCGCTCCGGCCCCGGCCGGGGCGGAATTACTGCCACCTGCAGCGCCAAAAGAGCCAAAGCCCAGCCCGAACTGGGCCGGATCGCTGGGGTTAAACACGGTTCCGTCAGCGCGCATGGATAAATCGGGCACGATGCGGTTTCATCTCTCCACGCTCGACCCCTATGCCACAGCCGCCTTGTCAATGCAGATTGCCGATCCGCTAAACATCACGCTGCGCCAGAACGGGTATGTTTCAAATTTACGCGAAGCCGCCGACCGTCTGTACCCGGCGGTGGATCTGAAAGTACGGCTGCTGAACGAAAGCGCGACACGCCCGGAAATTGCCCTGGGACTGATGTCCGCCTATGGCCACAAACAAATGGCGGCGGAATATCTGGCGTTATCAAAACGCTATAATAATTTTGATTTTACGGGCGGCCTTGGCTGGGGCCGTATGGGCAGCGCCGGGCATTTTTCCAACCCATTAAAAATTTTTGGATCGCATTTTGAAAAGAGCCGCAACGCAACCAGCGAAGACGCCAATGGCCCCGATGATTGGTTTACCGGTGATAAAATCGGCCTGTTCGCCGGGGTTGAATATTTCACGCCCATCAATGGCCTGTCGTTCAAAGCCGATTGGGGCGCGGACGATTATTCGACCGAGGCCTTAATCGACCCCGGATTTGATGCGCCCGATCCATGGTCGGTTGGCTTGCATTACCAGCCAACGGAAAATCTGGGATTTGGCCTTGGCATACTGGGCGGTGAAAAAATCATGGCCAGCGTGAATATCTCCGCCGCGCTGAGCGACTGGCCCCATAAATGGGAAGAACCATCACCAGAAGACCCCTCCACCATAAAAATCCAAACCACGCGCGCCAATGACCGCGGCGTGTGGGCCAGCCTGTATGCCCATGATGAATTACCCATTGGCATGCAAATTGGCCGCGCGTTACGGCATCTAACCGAAGTGGATCCCGAAGGCCCGGCGGAAATTTATATTACGCCCAGCCATTACGGGCTGACCGGGCCAACGTTGCGGATGGTCCGCCGTGATGTGGCCGCAGCACTCAGCGATGAACGAAACGGCAGCCCGGCGGAAGTATGGCGCAATATGACCATGCCGGCGATTGTGCCCACCGACCTGCAGAACGCCGAAAAGGTGAAAGATTTACGCAGTCCCAACCGCCCCTTCGCGTCGTTCCGCTTCATTTTAGACAACCAGCTGAGCCTGTCGGAGGAAGATGGCGGTATTTTGCACCGGGAATCGCTGGTGCAGGAAACGCAACTCAACTGGCCCAAAAATATTACGATTGGCGGCGGGTTCCGGTTGAATTTTTCCGACGACCTAGAATCACTGTCGTCACAATATCTGCCGGTTGATAAACCCGTGCGCAGCGATGTGGCGGAATTTGCCGGGGCTTTGGTATCCGTTGATCGCCTGTATGGTGCATTTATGCACAGCCTGTCGCCCGATATTCATACCGGTTTTACGGCCGGGTATTTGGAAGAAATGTATGCGGGATTCGGTGGCGAAATTCTCTATCGTCCATTTGGAAAAACATTCGCCATCGGGGCGGAGGGGTGGAATGTCTGGCGGCGTGATCCGTATAGCGATCTGGTGCTGGATTTACAGGGGGATTCAACACTCACAGGGTTCTTCAACGCCTGGTACGAATTTCCGGACAGTGATCTAACCGCCGGATTGAAACTTGGCCGCTATCTGGGTGAAGATTTCGGGGCCACCGTATCACTGGACAAACGAATGGATAGTGGTGTTCGCGTGACCGCATTCGTCACCGCCAGCGAAGATGACGACCCGGATATTTTCGGCGGCACCACGCATTTGTATAGCGGATTGCGCCTGACCCTACCGCTGGGCACATGGCGGCGCATGGTGGATGGCAGTGAGATGCGGACCACGATTGCCCCGTTGGGACGCAATGCGGGCCAAACGCTGGACACGCCCTTGCCATTGTATGATGTTAGCGAACCGATATCGTACCGCGCCATTTCACGCAGTTGGGATCAATTACAAAAATAA
- the glpD gene encoding glycerol-3-phosphate dehydrogenase: MSSRPSIPDYDLCIIGGGVNGAGIARDATGRGLSVLLLEMGDLAGATSSASSKMIHGGLRYLEYFEFKLVREALIERDVLLGIAPHIMYPMDFILPHAHTIRPAWMIRMGLFLYDHLALIRRFKKSTAIKVAEDARCTPLKADYKTAFTYADGWVDDARLVALNAVDAAEMGAHVLTHAACTGLRVENGIWHIEIHDTDTGQLANHTARMVVNAAGPWVRDILDGSHLAIAGKTPNVRLVKGSHIVVPKLYDGAQAFNLQQPDRRVIFVIPYQDQYTLIGTTDIDHPDDAQSPEISAEETQYLCDCVNRYFKSSIAPSDVVWSYSGVRPLFDDGRGKASKVTRDYRLVLDTAHGAPILSVFGGKITTYRHLAQDVVNKLIRFWPNYAAARGLDTIKPWTHTMPLPGGDVGDDGMAAFIADRAKRYKFLPADLVYRYATTYGTRMDRILAEATDLDSLGRHFGDGVYMAEINYLIQNEWVKSAEDMLWRRTKLGLHISDETRAAIDQYFAGHPVSSRTGHGVRVTRQIH; the protein is encoded by the coding sequence ATGTCATCCCGACCCAGTATTCCCGATTACGATTTGTGCATTATTGGCGGCGGTGTGAACGGTGCGGGAATTGCCCGTGATGCAACCGGGCGGGGTTTGAGCGTCCTGCTGTTGGAAATGGGGGATCTGGCGGGCGCGACCAGTTCGGCCAGTTCGAAAATGATCCATGGTGGTTTGCGCTATCTGGAATATTTTGAATTTAAATTGGTGCGCGAAGCGTTGATTGAACGGGATGTTCTGCTCGGCATTGCCCCGCATATCATGTACCCGATGGATTTTATTCTGCCGCACGCGCATACGATCCGTCCGGCATGGATGATCCGGATGGGGTTGTTCCTGTATGATCATTTGGCGCTTATTCGCCGGTTTAAAAAATCAACGGCGATTAAAGTGGCAGAAGATGCACGGTGCACCCCATTAAAGGCTGATTATAAAACGGCCTTCACCTATGCCGATGGCTGGGTGGATGATGCGCGTCTGGTTGCATTAAACGCGGTGGATGCGGCGGAAATGGGGGCCCATGTCCTGACCCATGCGGCATGCACGGGATTGCGCGTTGAAAACGGCATCTGGCATATCGAAATCCACGATACAGATACGGGCCAATTGGCGAACCACACGGCCCGCATGGTTGTAAATGCGGCGGGGCCGTGGGTGCGTGATATTCTGGATGGATCGCATCTGGCGATTGCCGGAAAAACACCAAATGTCCGCTTGGTTAAAGGCAGCCATATCGTCGTGCCAAAATTGTATGACGGTGCGCAGGCGTTTAATCTGCAACAACCTGATCGCCGTGTCATTTTTGTTATTCCGTATCAGGATCAATACACGCTGATCGGCACCACCGATATTGACCATCCAGACGATGCGCAGTCCCCGGAAATATCGGCGGAAGAAACGCAATATCTGTGTGATTGCGTCAATCGTTATTTCAAATCATCCATTGCGCCATCTGATGTGGTCTGGAGCTATAGCGGCGTCCGTCCCCTGTTTGATGATGGGCGTGGCAAGGCCAGCAAGGTCACACGCGATTACCGTCTGGTTCTGGATACGGCACATGGCGCGCCGATCCTGTCGGTCTTTGGTGGGAAAATCACGACCTATCGCCATCTGGCGCAAGATGTGGTGAATAAACTGATCCGTTTCTGGCCCAATTATGCGGCCGCGCGTGGTCTGGATACGATCAAACCATGGACGCACACGATGCCGCTGCCCGGTGGGGATGTTGGCGATGATGGCATGGCGGCGTTTATTGCCGACCGTGCTAAGCGCTATAAATTCCTGCCTGCCGATCTGGTGTATCGTTATGCCACCACCTATGGCACACGGATGGATCGTATTCTGGCCGAAGCCACCGATCTGGATTCGCTGGGGCGGCATTTCGGTGATGGTGTGTACATGGCCGAGATCAATTATCTGATCCAGAATGAATGGGTCAAAAGCGCCGAAGATATGCTTTGGCGTCGCACCAAGCTGGGCCTGCATATCAGTGATGAAACACGGGCGGCGATTGATCAATATTTTGCGGGGCATCCGGTGTCATCGCGGACGGGGCATGGCGTGCGCGTGACACGCCAGATACATTAA
- the glpK gene encoding glycerol kinase GlpK, with product MTKPTILAIDQGTTSSRAILFSADGDILAVRQKELELFYPHNGWVEQDPVNIWNDTLWACRAVMEDAGGAAAQIAAIGITNQRETTIVWDRKTGEPVYRAIVWQDRRTSDLCQSLKKAGHEDAIRAKTGLLLDPYFSGTKLAWILDNVPGVRKRAESGDLAFGTVDCYLLWKLTSGRVHATDVTNASRTMLYNIVTQEWDDDLLRLLNIPRGLLPDVRDNVADFGTSDPALLGRPFTIGGMAGDQQAAMVGQACFTDGMVKSTYGTGCFALMNIGDTFRESKNRLLTTPAYRLNGDITYAIEGSIFVSGAAVQWLRDGLGLFRQASESEGLATSVADTNGVYLVPAFTGMGAPYWDADARGLLCGITRDTTAAHITRAALEAQAYQTRDLIGAMEGDTGKKIDVIRADGGLVANTFVCQFLADILNCPVDIPRVAETTALGAAYLAGLQVGVYNGLDDITNAWHAVRHYDPAMDDEKRDALYAGWRKAVEKTLL from the coding sequence ATGACAAAACCAACCATCCTTGCCATTGACCAGGGCACAACATCGTCCCGCGCGATTTTATTTTCCGCCGATGGGGATATTCTGGCCGTCCGTCAGAAGGAGCTGGAATTATTCTACCCGCATAATGGCTGGGTGGAACAGGACCCGGTGAATATCTGGAACGATACACTCTGGGCCTGCCGCGCCGTGATGGAGGATGCGGGTGGCGCTGCGGCGCAGATTGCCGCCATCGGTATCACCAACCAACGCGAAACCACGATTGTTTGGGACCGTAAAACCGGCGAACCCGTCTATCGCGCCATCGTCTGGCAGGATCGTCGCACATCGGATCTGTGCCAGTCCTTGAAGAAAGCCGGGCATGAAGATGCCATCCGTGCGAAAACCGGCCTTCTGCTCGACCCGTATTTTTCCGGCACGAAACTGGCGTGGATTTTGGACAATGTTCCGGGTGTGCGTAAACGGGCGGAATCTGGCGATCTGGCGTTCGGTACGGTGGATTGTTACCTGCTGTGGAAGCTGACCAGTGGGCGTGTGCATGCCACCGATGTGACCAATGCGTCGCGTACGATGCTCTATAACATTGTGACCCAGGAATGGGACGATGATCTGCTCCGCCTGCTGAATATTCCGCGCGGGTTGTTGCCGGATGTGCGCGATAACGTGGCCGATTTCGGCACATCTGATCCGGCTTTGCTGGGGCGCCCATTCACCATCGGCGGTATGGCCGGTGACCAACAGGCCGCGATGGTGGGGCAGGCGTGTTTCACCGACGGCATGGTCAAATCCACCTATGGCACCGGGTGTTTTGCCTTGATGAATATTGGCGATACGTTCCGGGAATCCAAAAACCGCCTGCTGACCACCCCGGCCTACCGCCTGAACGGTGACATCACCTACGCGATCGAAGGGTCTATTTTCGTCTCCGGCGCGGCGGTGCAATGGTTGCGCGATGGGCTGGGTCTGTTCCGGCAGGCCTCCGAAAGCGAAGGGCTGGCGACGTCTGTGGCGGACACCAATGGCGTGTATCTGGTTCCGGCCTTTACCGGCATGGGTGCGCCCTATTGGGATGCGGATGCGCGGGGTTTGCTCTGCGGCATCACGCGCGACACCACCGCCGCCCACATCACCCGCGCCGCGCTAGAGGCGCAAGCCTATCAAACCCGCGACCTCATCGGCGCGATGGAGGGCGACACAGGCAAAAAAATCGACGTGATCCGCGCCGATGGCGGGTTGGTGGCCAACACATTCGTGTGCCAGTTTTTGGCCGACATCCTGAATTGCCCGGTCGACATTCCCCGTGTGGCGGAAACAACCGCTTTGGGTGCGGCGTATCTGGCGGGGTTGCAGGTGGGTGTTTACAACGGATTGGATGACATTACCAACGCGTGGCATGCCGTGCGTCATTATGACCCGGCGATGGATGATGAAAAGCGTGATGCATTGTATGCCGGGTGGCGTAAGGCGGTGGAGAAGACATTGCTGTAA
- a CDS encoding ribonuclease E/G, translating to MASGVDILIEELDGSLWVATMEKNRLVGLEVDPVHEEVRWGSVYWGRVFRIDAALDAVFVDLDGQNKGILNNADVYLQEPDGKIRRGGDVAIGKILQAGQMIAVQAKSGYVPKQDDEMFPHSEEKIPRLTMNIALPGRYLIHTPLGRENRVSSRIRNKQMREQLKTMLDSFHEMHGYILRAAAADTQTAILTREAEILRAIWDQVQEHFTGMEPTLLMLGPDSVQRTLSDQSIGRINRIEVATMDHYQYAEEWCEIFAPDLVTKIQAVELENGEEDMALFDERDIMGQIEDLFQPYMVLENGGSVIIEKTAALTAIDVNRGGDKRSNLAINIEAAIEIARQIRIRNLGGMILIDFIRLKSKDEQDALRRAMEDAIGTDPCTVQIHGFSPMGLMEITRSRRTPPLHDRFYTKIG from the coding sequence ATGGCCAGTGGCGTTGACATTCTGATCGAAGAACTGGACGGCAGCCTGTGGGTCGCCACGATGGAGAAAAACCGTCTGGTCGGGCTTGAAGTCGATCCCGTGCATGAGGAAGTCCGCTGGGGTTCGGTTTACTGGGGCCGCGTATTCCGCATTGATGCCGCATTGGACGCCGTGTTCGTCGATCTGGACGGGCAGAACAAGGGCATCCTGAACAACGCCGATGTGTACCTGCAGGAACCGGATGGAAAAATCCGCCGTGGCGGGGATGTTGCCATTGGCAAGATCCTGCAAGCCGGGCAGATGATCGCGGTACAGGCCAAATCCGGTTACGTTCCCAAACAGGACGACGAAATGTTCCCGCACAGCGAGGAGAAAATTCCTCGCCTGACCATGAACATCGCCCTGCCGGGACGGTATTTGATTCACACGCCGCTGGGCCGCGAAAACCGCGTGTCGTCCCGCATCCGCAATAAACAGATGCGCGAACAATTAAAAACCATGCTGGATTCATTCCATGAAATGCATGGTTACATCCTGCGCGCCGCCGCCGCCGATACGCAAACCGCGATTTTGACACGCGAAGCCGAAATCCTGCGTGCCATTTGGGATCAGGTGCAGGAACATTTTACAGGCATGGAACCCACACTGCTCATGCTCGGCCCCGATTCCGTACAACGGACGCTGAGCGACCAGTCCATCGGCCGGATCAACCGCATCGAAGTCGCCACGATGGACCATTACCAATATGCCGAAGAATGGTGCGAAATTTTTGCCCCCGACCTGGTCACGAAAATCCAGGCGGTCGAGCTGGAGAACGGCGAAGAAGACATGGCCCTGTTCGATGAACGCGACATCATGGGCCAGATCGAGGATTTGTTTCAGCCTTACATGGTCCTTGAAAACGGCGGCAGTGTGATCATCGAAAAAACCGCCGCCCTGACCGCGATTGATGTGAACCGTGGCGGTGACAAACGATCCAATTTGGCCATCAATATCGAGGCCGCCATCGAAATTGCCCGCCAGATCCGCATTCGCAATCTGGGCGGCATGATCCTGATCGATTTCATTCGATTGAAAAGCAAGGACGAACAAGACGCCCTGCGCCGCGCCATGGAAGACGCCATCGGCACCGACCCCTGCACGGTGCAAATTCACGGCTTTTCCCCCATGGGCCTGATGGAAATCACCCGCAGCCGCCGCACCCCGCCACTGCACGACCGGTTTTATACAAAAATCGGCTAA
- a CDS encoding Maf family protein — protein sequence MKNNPNRAPLILASASPRRLDLLAQMGIAPDHIAPADLDETPLKAETPDAHALRLAIEKARAVAAKHPASIILAADTVVACGRRILPKAENETQARACLKILSGRRHRVYNGICVIGADGTEHTAITHSIVRIKALSRDETESYIASGEWNGKAGGYAIQGRAAEFIPFISGSYSTIVGLSLYDTMRLLNRAGYRQD from the coding sequence GTGAAAAATAATCCAAACCGCGCGCCGCTGATTTTGGCTTCGGCGTCGCCGCGCCGTCTGGACCTTCTGGCCCAGATGGGCATTGCCCCCGATCACATCGCCCCCGCCGACCTTGATGAAACACCGTTGAAGGCGGAAACGCCGGACGCGCACGCATTGCGCCTGGCGATTGAAAAAGCCCGCGCCGTGGCCGCGAAACACCCCGCATCCATCATTCTTGCCGCCGATACGGTCGTCGCCTGTGGCCGCCGCATTTTGCCCAAGGCTGAAAACGAAACACAAGCGCGCGCATGTTTGAAAATCCTCTCTGGCCGTCGCCACCGTGTTTATAACGGCATTTGCGTGATTGGCGCGGATGGCACGGAACACACGGCCATCACCCATTCCATCGTGCGAATCAAGGCCCTGTCCCGCGACGAAACCGAATCCTATATCGCCAGCGGCGAATGGAACGGCAAAGCGGGCGGATACGCCATTCAGGGCCGCGCCGCGGAATTTATCCCCTTTATCAGCGGGTCATACTCCACAATTGTCGGGCTGTCCCTGTATGATACAATGCGCCTGTTAAACCGCGCAGGGTACAGACAGGATTAA
- the infA gene encoding translation initiation factor IF-1, translating to MAKEDLMEFKGTVLEVLPNAMFRVKLENNHEILAHTAGKMRKNRIRVLAGDTVVVEMTPYDLTKGRIIFREK from the coding sequence ATGGCAAAAGAAGATCTGATGGAGTTTAAAGGAACGGTGTTGGAAGTTCTTCCCAACGCAATGTTCCGCGTCAAACTCGAAAACAACCACGAAATTCTGGCCCACACTGCGGGCAAGATGCGCAAGAACCGCATTCGCGTTCTGGCGGGTGATACGGTCGTTGTTGAAATGACACCCTATGACCTGACCAAAGGCCGCATTATTTTCCGTGAAAAATAA
- a CDS encoding UPF0262 family protein, whose translation MSIATITLKECDETGSLSCERKSALDGLATKNNFAPLGTDAPGPFDLTLSIQDNRLVMELNDANGVALPALVLSLRPYARLIRDYFMMIESYEAARRDGHHMRLEAIDMGRRGLHNEGAELLQDRLKDRISMDFETARRLFTLICALYGGRGPIL comes from the coding sequence ATGAGCATTGCAACCATCACATTAAAAGAATGTGATGAAACCGGATCGCTGTCCTGTGAACGGAAAAGCGCGCTCGACGGATTGGCGACCAAGAATAACTTTGCTCCGCTGGGCACCGATGCGCCGGGTCCGTTTGACCTGACATTGTCGATTCAGGATAATCGACTGGTTATGGAACTGAACGATGCCAATGGCGTCGCCCTGCCCGCTCTGGTCCTGTCCCTGCGCCCCTATGCCCGGCTCATCCGGGACTATTTCATGATGATTGAAAGCTATGAAGCCGCCCGCCGGGATGGCCATCACATGCGGCTGGAGGCCATCGATATGGGCCGCCGGGGCCTGCACAACGAGGGGGCAGAACTGCTCCAGGATCGGTTAAAAGACCGGATTTCCATGGATTTTGAAACCGCCCGGCGCCTTTTCACCCTGATTTGCGCCCTTTATGGGGGTCGCGGGCCCATTCTGTAG